The following are encoded together in the Mugil cephalus isolate CIBA_MC_2020 chromosome 18, CIBA_Mcephalus_1.1, whole genome shotgun sequence genome:
- the prmt6 gene encoding protein arginine N-methyltransferase 6 encodes MSHVVKKRKLDKSRQDRLYFDSYSDVTIHEEMIADHVRTSTYRTAILRNSESIRGKVVLDVGAGTGVLSIFCAQAGAKKVYAVEACSIAEQAIKIVKHNNLEDKVEVIRGTVETVDLPEKVEVIVSEWMGYALLHESMLNSVLYARDKWLKAGGIILPSKAELYISPISDPLLEDRLHFWYTVKDQYGVDMSCMSDFARRCIMNSDITVNSVTVEDVLSHPARFAELDLHSVTVEELRSVKGHFRCESFGSAAVNAFCVYFTVTFPCPDKPLVLSTSPFKPETHWKQAVLYLDAPVEVVQDTPVTGEVSMYPSEESARHICIHVDYTIGEQKRQSKTFSIPDWSSEAQP; translated from the coding sequence ATGTCTCATGtggtaaaaaagagaaaactggaCAAAAGCCGCCAGGACAGACTTTATTTTGACAGCTACTCCGATGTGACTATCCACGAGGAAATGATAGCGGACCACGTCCGAACCAGCACGTACCGGACTGCGATACTGCGGAACAGTGAGTCTATTCGGGGTAAAGTTGTGCTGGACGTCGGTGCAGGAACCGGCGTTTTGAGCATCTTCTGTGCTCAGGCTGGAGCTAAGAAGGTTTACGCGGTGGAAGCCTGCTCCATAGCGGAGCAGGCGATAAAAATagtcaaacacaacaacctggAGGACAAGGTGGAAGTCATTCGAGGCACGGTGGAGACGGTGGACCTACcggagaaggtggaggtgatAGTGAGCGAGTGGATGGGTTATGCCCTCCTGCACGAGTCCATGCTCAACTCGGTGCTGTACGCGCGGGACAAGTGGCTGAAGGCGGGCGGCATCATCCTGCCGAGCAAAGCCGAGCTCTACATCTCCCCCATCAGCGACCCGCTGCTGGAGGACCGCTTGCACTTCTGGTACACCGTTAAAGACCAGTACGGCGTCGACATGTCCTGCATGTCCGACTTCGCCCGCAGGTGCATAATGAACTCGGACATCACCGTGAACTCCGTGACCGTGGAGGACGTGCTCTCCCACCCGGCCCGCTTCGCCGAGCTCGACCTGCACTCGGTCACCGTGGAGGAGCTGCGCTCGGTGAAGGGCCACTTCAGGTGCGAGTCGTTCGGTTCGGCGGCAGTGAACGCTTTCTGCGTGTACTTCACGGTCACCTTCCCGTGTCCGGATAAGCCGCTGGTGCTCTCCACGTCCCCGTTCAAACCGGAGACTCACTGGAAGCAGGCGGTGCTCTACCTCGACGCACCGGTGGAAGTGGTGCAGGACACGCCGGTTACCGGAGAGGTCAGCATGTACCCCTCGGAGGAGAGCGCCAGACATATATGTATCCACGTGGACTACACCATAGGAGAGCAGAAAAGACAGTCCAAGACATTTTCCATCCCTGACTGGAGCTCCGAGGCTCAGCCATAG